The Leptospira stimsonii genome includes the window CGCAAATTATGTTTATCAATTCGTGCGAAGGTTCGGAGAATCTTCCGCGATGCATAAGGATGAAACGAAAGAATGGGAAGTGGCTCCGTGAAAATTTTCGATGTAACCATGTTAGTAATCGGTTACACTATTTTTTGGACTTTCCTTCTCTGGTTTTTCTTGGGCTTCTTTGCCGTTTGCCTTTGGTTTTCCATAAACCTTTTATTTAAAGACCCGAAAAGAAAGTAAACTGCGAGTAGATTCGTTTCGGAAAAATTTATCTTTAAAACCGGAACGAATCTTTCTCAATATTATATATAATGAATATAACTAGCGCAACCTCCGTTTTTGCTCCTACGACTCAATTGAAAAAAGCAAAACCTACGTTTTCAATATTTTCTTTCTTTATCCGAGGAACTCGGTGACATTTCGTATCTGATTCTTATATAAAAAAAGTTTTTAGTGTCACGCTAATCTTCGATTTTGAAATCAAGAATTCAGGAATAACAGCGAACGAAACAAAAAGCCCGCACTTTCGATACGGGCTTTAAAAGATAAAACCGATTTACACCTTCAATCTACGGAAGGAGAAATCATTTTTTCCGGAAGAACCCATTGGTCGAATTGTTCACTTGTCAAGAGGCCCAATTCAATTCCGGACTCCTTAAGAGTGCTTCCTTTTTTGTGGGCGTTTTTGGCAATCTTCGCCGCATTGTCATATCCGATATGGGGGTTAAGAGCCGTAACAAGCATCAGGGAATTATTCAAATGTTCGTTAAGCTTTTCCTTATTCGGTTCGATTCCACGCGCGCAGTGTTCTTCGAAAGAAACGCAAGAGTCGGAAAGAAGTCGAATCGAATTCAAAACGTTATGGATAATCAAAGGCTTAAAAACGTTTAACTCAAAGTTTCCGGACGCTCCTCCGATATTCACCGCTACGTCGTTTGCGATTACCTGCGCCGAAACCATCGTCATCTGTTCCGATTGAGTCGGGTTGACCTTTCCAGGCATAATCGAAGAACCCGGCTCGTTTTCCGGAATGCTGATTTCACCGATTCCACAACGAGGACCGGAAGAAAGCCAACGCACGTCGTTTGCAATTTTCATCAAGGACGCCGCGATCGTTTTTAAAACGCCGCTTACTTCTACAAGAGAATCATGTGCGGCTAATGCTTCAAACTTATTCTCCGCGCTAATAAAAGGAAGGCCTGTTTCTTTGGCTATCTGAGCCGCCGCCTTTACTGCAAACTGAGGATGAGTATTCAGACCCGTTCCGACCGCAGTTCCACCGAGAGCAAGACGATAAACGGATGGAAGAACCGCCTTCACTCTTCCGATGTTGTATTCCAATTGTTGTACATACCCGGAAAATTCCTGTCCCAAAGTCAAAGGTGTGGCGTCTTGAAGATGAGTTCTTCCGATTTTTATAATATTCTGAAATTCTAATTCTTTTTTCTTTAAAGTTTCTTTTAACTGAACGAGAGCCGGAATCAATTTCAGATTCAACTGTTCGGCCGCCGCGATATGCATTGCTGTCGGAAAAGTATCGTTTGAGGACTGAGCTTTGTTTACGTCGTCATTTGGATGAATCGGTTTTTTGGAACCTTTCACACCTCCTGCAATTTCAATGGCGCGGTTGGAGATCACTTCGTTCGAATTCATATTCGTTTGAGTACCGGAACC containing:
- the fumC gene encoding class II fumarate hydratase, whose translation is MKTRIETDSMGEIAVDDSKYWGAQTERSLHHFHIGNDRFPREMIRALGVLKKSAAIVNAELGLLTEEKKNLIVQAADEVISGKLDEHFPLSVWQTGSGTQTNMNSNEVISNRAIEIAGGVKGSKKPIHPNDDVNKAQSSNDTFPTAMHIAAAEQLNLKLIPALVQLKETLKKKELEFQNIIKIGRTHLQDATPLTLGQEFSGYVQQLEYNIGRVKAVLPSVYRLALGGTAVGTGLNTHPQFAVKAAAQIAKETGLPFISAENKFEALAAHDSLVEVSGVLKTIAASLMKIANDVRWLSSGPRCGIGEISIPENEPGSSIMPGKVNPTQSEQMTMVSAQVIANDVAVNIGGASGNFELNVFKPLIIHNVLNSIRLLSDSCVSFEEHCARGIEPNKEKLNEHLNNSLMLVTALNPHIGYDNAAKIAKNAHKKGSTLKESGIELGLLTSEQFDQWVLPEKMISPSVD